Proteins from one Deinococcus sp. AB2017081 genomic window:
- a CDS encoding putative bifunctional diguanylate cyclase/phosphodiesterase: protein MKAPARSPVLSEPLLAMLGLAVVYGVHLTQLGGWWGPGHALQGWPYVLVFVGCGALILRLATRTAEVRAWQLVGVGTALWGVGQLIYASSPQPVPMPGLNDVFFLSLPACFLLALLRFERRWPSLPGTAAKLDVAALVVSAGGYLWFYQLAPQLAAPTGDVAADLTSAAYPLADLLLLALLLAHGWRTREGAPCGTWLLALGVLGFIVADLGFTSLTLRGTYTGNEWPDALWPLAALAFAGATWRATVRPRRFLPTWIPLTGAHTRLAPYAALLSSFALLLNVPELRSPAGAGVALTTFVVSLLVAARQTLALRELQDHRTLLHHQAHHDPLTGLGNRAQLDAVLGGALAGDDTVGLLFVDLDDFKFVNDALGHRAGDLFLQEVARRLCGAAGPGTTCVRLGGDEFVVVLTPATRDTLEALSERVVLALRESVTLSGQRLQITASVGAALSTRQQRDPAALLRWADQAMYEVKRTGKNALSIYTPGVHDQLAARRVLIETRLRGVLERGELSLHYQPQRDQDGRLRRFEALLRWTDPQLGPVSPGEFVPIAEMAGLMVALDNWVIDEACRQLALWLPVNPDRQVAVNISPPHLVRSDFLPGLQRTLQRHGIPPHALELEVTERLLIENEAQARDTLRALLDLGVHVAIDDFGVGQSSLAALLRLPITTLKIDRAFTHELETGAVGSAQAQAAYTVVQAIVALGQALALRVVAEGVETPTQAQLLQGLGVDALQGYWIGRASPPEGAPFFTMPESSGLGWSGPA from the coding sequence ATGAAGGCGCCCGCCCGTTCTCCTGTGCTGTCCGAGCCGCTGCTGGCGATGCTGGGCCTGGCGGTTGTGTATGGAGTGCACCTCACGCAGCTGGGCGGGTGGTGGGGGCCAGGCCACGCCCTGCAGGGCTGGCCCTACGTCCTGGTGTTCGTGGGCTGCGGCGCCCTGATCCTGCGGCTGGCCACCCGGACGGCCGAGGTTCGGGCGTGGCAGCTGGTCGGCGTCGGCACCGCCCTGTGGGGCGTGGGACAGCTGATCTACGCCAGCTCACCCCAGCCGGTACCCATGCCGGGCCTGAACGACGTGTTCTTCCTGTCGCTGCCCGCGTGCTTTCTGCTGGCGCTGCTGCGCTTCGAGCGGCGCTGGCCGTCGCTGCCGGGAACAGCCGCAAAACTGGACGTGGCGGCGCTGGTGGTCAGTGCCGGGGGCTACCTGTGGTTCTACCAGCTGGCCCCGCAGCTGGCAGCCCCCACGGGGGACGTGGCCGCAGACCTGACCTCTGCCGCGTATCCGCTGGCGGATCTGCTGCTGCTGGCCCTGCTGCTCGCCCACGGCTGGCGCACGCGGGAGGGAGCTCCGTGCGGCACGTGGCTGCTGGCGCTGGGCGTGCTGGGCTTCATCGTGGCGGATCTCGGGTTCACGTCGCTCACGTTGCGTGGGACGTACACCGGCAACGAGTGGCCGGACGCGCTGTGGCCGCTCGCCGCCCTGGCCTTCGCGGGGGCCACGTGGCGAGCGACGGTGCGGCCACGGCGATTCCTGCCCACGTGGATCCCCCTGACCGGTGCCCACACCCGGCTGGCCCCGTACGCCGCGCTGCTGAGCAGCTTCGCGCTGCTCCTGAATGTGCCGGAGCTGCGCTCGCCCGCCGGTGCCGGCGTGGCGCTGACGACCTTCGTGGTGTCGCTGCTGGTCGCGGCGCGTCAGACCCTGGCCCTGCGGGAACTGCAGGATCACCGCACCCTGCTGCATCACCAGGCGCACCACGATCCCCTGACTGGCCTGGGCAACCGGGCACAGCTGGATGCCGTGCTGGGGGGCGCTCTGGCCGGCGACGACACGGTCGGCCTGCTGTTCGTGGATCTCGACGATTTCAAGTTCGTGAACGACGCGCTGGGCCACCGCGCGGGTGACCTGTTCCTGCAGGAGGTCGCGCGGCGGCTGTGTGGGGCGGCCGGCCCGGGCACCACGTGCGTGCGTCTGGGCGGCGACGAGTTCGTGGTGGTGCTGACGCCGGCCACGCGCGACACCCTGGAGGCGCTGAGCGAGCGCGTCGTGCTGGCCCTGCGCGAGTCCGTGACGCTCTCGGGACAGCGGCTCCAGATCACGGCCTCGGTGGGCGCGGCGCTGTCCACACGGCAGCAGCGCGACCCGGCGGCGCTGCTGCGCTGGGCCGATCAGGCGATGTACGAGGTCAAGCGCACCGGCAAGAACGCCCTGAGTATCTACACGCCGGGGGTGCACGACCAGCTGGCCGCCCGCCGGGTGCTGATCGAGACCCGCCTGCGCGGCGTGCTGGAGCGCGGCGAGCTGAGCCTGCACTACCAGCCCCAGCGCGACCAGGACGGCCGGCTGCGGCGCTTCGAGGCGCTGCTGCGCTGGACCGATCCGCAGCTGGGGCCGGTCTCGCCCGGCGAGTTCGTGCCCATTGCGGAGATGGCCGGTCTGATGGTCGCCCTGGACAACTGGGTGATCGACGAGGCGTGCCGCCAGCTGGCGCTGTGGCTGCCTGTGAACCCGGACCGGCAGGTGGCGGTGAACATCAGCCCGCCACATCTGGTGCGATCGGACTTCCTGCCGGGCCTCCAGCGCACCCTCCAGCGGCACGGCATCCCGCCGCACGCCCTGGAACTGGAGGTCACCGAGCGGCTGCTGATCGAGAACGAGGCCCAGGCCCGTGACACGCTGCGGGCGCTGCTCGATCTGGGCGTGCATGTCGCCATCGACGATTTCGGGGTGGGGCAGTCGTCGCTGGCCGCCCTGCTGCGCCTGCCGATCACGACCCTGAAGATCGACCGGGCCTTCACGCATGAACTGGAGACCGGCGCAGTGGGCAGTGCCCAGGCACAGGCCGCGTACACGGTGGTGCAGGCCATCGTGGCGCTGGGGCAGGCGCTGGCCCTGCGGGTGGTGGCCGAGGGGGTGGAGACGCCCACCCAGGCGCAGCTGCTTCAGGGGCTGGGGGTGGACGCCCTCCAGGGGTACTGGATCGGCCGGGCCTCGCCCCCCGAGGGTGCGCCGTTCTTCACCATGCCGGAGTCGTCTGGACTGGGCTGGAGCGGCCCGGCGTGA
- the pheS gene encoding phenylalanine--tRNA ligase subunit alpha, whose product MHEAIPEIHAAQTLDDLQAVKTKYVGKSGSVTRELGTLGTLPPEERKARGAEINAVRQEIQAALDEREATLKRAALDAKLAGEAIDVTLPGLPLPAGGLHPINRVYDDLTAIYERMGYTVVEGPEVEDEHHNFEALNVPWYHPARDLQDTFWLEDGRLLRTHTSPMQVRYMVAHEPPLKIVARGKVYRYEATDATHEAMFHQLEGLVVGDGISMADLKGTIAEMARGLYGPSAKVRFQPSYYPFTEPGADFAVYWDNPRGESKWLELGGCGMVHPNVFRAVDDLREAQGKARVYEGKTGFAFGLGPERIAMLKYKIPDIRYFYANDPRVIGQFRGELG is encoded by the coding sequence ATGCACGAAGCCATCCCCGAAATCCACGCCGCCCAGACCCTCGACGACCTCCAGGCCGTCAAGACGAAGTACGTCGGCAAGAGCGGCTCCGTCACCCGCGAACTCGGCACCCTCGGCACCCTCCCGCCCGAGGAACGCAAGGCCCGCGGCGCGGAGATCAACGCCGTCCGCCAGGAGATCCAGGCCGCCCTCGACGAGCGCGAGGCGACCCTGAAGCGCGCGGCCCTCGACGCGAAACTCGCCGGCGAGGCCATCGACGTCACCCTGCCGGGCCTGCCGCTGCCCGCCGGCGGTCTGCACCCCATCAACCGTGTGTACGACGACCTCACGGCAATCTATGAACGAATGGGCTACACCGTCGTGGAAGGCCCCGAGGTCGAGGACGAGCACCACAACTTCGAGGCGCTGAACGTCCCGTGGTACCACCCCGCCCGCGACCTCCAGGACACCTTCTGGCTCGAGGACGGCCGCCTGCTGCGCACCCACACCAGCCCCATGCAGGTGCGCTACATGGTCGCCCACGAACCCCCCCTGAAGATCGTCGCGCGCGGCAAGGTCTACCGCTACGAGGCCACCGACGCCACCCACGAGGCCATGTTCCACCAGCTCGAGGGCCTCGTCGTCGGCGACGGCATCAGCATGGCCGACCTCAAGGGCACCATCGCCGAGATGGCCCGCGGCCTGTACGGCCCCAGCGCGAAAGTCCGCTTCCAGCCCAGCTACTACCCCTTCACGGAACCCGGCGCGGACTTCGCCGTGTACTGGGACAACCCCCGCGGCGAGAGCAAATGGCTGGAGCTGGGCGGCTGCGGCATGGTGCACCCCAACGTCTTCCGGGCGGTCGACGACCTCCGCGAGGCCCAGGGCAAGGCGCGCGTGTACGAGGGCAAGACCGGTTTCGCCTTCGGCCTGGGGCCAGAGCGCATCGCCATGCTCAAGTACAAGATCCCCGACATCCGCTACTTCTACGCCAACGACCCGAGGGTGATCGGGCAGTTCAGAGGGGAGTTGGGGTGA
- a CDS encoding potassium/proton antiporter, translating to MGEVHVELVLLAAGVLLLVSLVVSRLGGRLGIPGLLLFLGVGMLFGSDGLGIQFHDYRFAQALGTLALCFILFQGGLDTNWTQTRPVVRRGLSLATIGVLGTAGIMAAFTHFAFGLPWLVAWLLGAVVSSTDASAVFSVLKERQLGLKGDVTPLLEFESGGNDPMAVFLTVGLLELIAHPERGVLSIVPLFLQEMVIGALAGVVLGRAALWIINRVQLQFEGLYSVLSIALALVVFGGAAVAGGSGFLAIYIAGVILGNAEFIHKRSLINFHDGLSWLMQVAMFLTLGLLVNPRDLLPTAGLAIACALVLVFLARPLSVYLSLANAKMPLNEKSMVAWVGLRGAVPIVLATFPLLAGVPQATTLFNIVFFIVLTSVLLQGTTLTLVARWLHVREQVPVTPAYPITYTPTAHGKSDMVEVDVRAGSAAAGQRIVDLRLPPEALLILVHRAGEFLIPKGATQLIPGDSVLVLADGEALEVVRERLGTPT from the coding sequence ATGGGTGAGGTGCATGTGGAACTGGTGCTGCTGGCGGCGGGGGTACTGCTGCTGGTGAGTCTGGTCGTCAGCCGGCTGGGTGGGCGGCTGGGCATTCCGGGGCTGCTGCTGTTCCTGGGTGTGGGAATGCTGTTCGGCTCCGATGGCCTGGGCATCCAGTTCCACGACTACCGGTTCGCGCAGGCCCTGGGCACGCTGGCGCTGTGTTTCATCCTGTTCCAGGGCGGGCTGGACACGAACTGGACACAGACGCGGCCAGTCGTGCGCCGGGGCCTGAGCCTCGCAACCATCGGGGTGCTGGGTACGGCGGGCATCATGGCGGCGTTCACGCACTTCGCGTTCGGCCTGCCGTGGCTGGTGGCGTGGCTGCTGGGGGCGGTGGTCAGCAGCACCGACGCCAGCGCGGTGTTCAGTGTCCTGAAAGAACGCCAGCTGGGCCTCAAGGGCGACGTCACGCCGCTGCTGGAATTCGAGTCCGGCGGCAACGACCCCATGGCGGTGTTCCTGACGGTGGGACTGCTGGAGCTGATCGCGCATCCGGAACGCGGCGTGCTGAGCATCGTGCCCCTGTTCCTCCAGGAGATGGTGATCGGGGCGCTGGCGGGGGTGGTGCTGGGCCGGGCGGCCCTGTGGATCATCAACCGCGTGCAGCTCCAGTTCGAGGGGCTGTATTCGGTCCTGAGCATCGCCCTGGCGCTGGTGGTGTTCGGCGGCGCGGCCGTGGCGGGCGGCAGCGGTTTCCTGGCGATCTACATCGCGGGCGTGATCCTCGGCAACGCCGAGTTCATCCACAAGCGCAGCCTGATCAACTTCCACGACGGCCTGTCGTGGCTGATGCAGGTGGCGATGTTCCTGACGCTGGGGCTGCTGGTGAACCCACGCGACCTGCTGCCCACGGCGGGCCTGGCGATCGCGTGCGCGCTGGTGCTGGTGTTCCTGGCCCGGCCCCTGAGCGTGTACCTGAGTCTGGCGAACGCGAAGATGCCGCTGAACGAGAAGAGCATGGTCGCGTGGGTGGGGCTGCGCGGCGCGGTACCGATCGTGCTGGCGACCTTCCCGCTGCTGGCGGGCGTGCCCCAGGCCACGACCCTGTTCAACATCGTGTTCTTCATCGTGCTGACCAGCGTGCTGCTCCAGGGCACGACCCTGACACTGGTGGCCCGCTGGCTGCACGTGCGCGAGCAGGTGCCGGTGACCCCGGCCTATCCGATCACATACACGCCGACCGCCCACGGAAAGAGCGACATGGTCGAGGTCGACGTGCGGGCAGGGAGCGCGGCGGCCGGGCAGCGCATCGTGGATCTGCGGCTGCCCCCGGAGGCGCTGCTGATCCTGGTGCACCGGGCCGGCGAATTCCTGATTCCCAAGGGAGCCACCCAGCTCATTCCCGGCGACAGCGTCCTGGTGCTGGCTGACGGCGAGGCGCTGGAGGTGGTGCGCGAGCGGCTGGGCACACCCACATGA
- a CDS encoding HD-GYP domain-containing protein translates to MATLHGDVVPELTLELARLGLSAQDLGSAMQPVLDTLVTRTAAVGSGYFQWRDQTLTFAARAGSGHMPDGPIMAALLAHGLPGDLPLMDELRAASGVLFFPDTRDDAATAGFPELGVLALLAAPVRARSGELVGALLAHVFTPHLWTADERVLVSHVTSLLSLLAARLDAEERELAAQEGALRALGLCLEARDAETQGHTDRVTALALTLAARLNLPDDERRALRWGAYLHDIGKIGIPDDILRHPGALDAQMWTRMKAHVPDGLSLARQLPFLPATTLDVIACHHERWDGTGYPEGRAGNDIPLPARIFAVCDVFDALTHARPYKAAWSLDDTVAEIRAGRGTHFDPQVVDALLDELDARAPRH, encoded by the coding sequence ATGGCGACCCTGCACGGTGACGTGGTACCGGAACTGACTCTGGAACTCGCCCGGCTGGGCCTGAGCGCCCAGGATCTGGGAAGCGCCATGCAGCCGGTGCTGGACACGCTGGTCACCCGGACGGCCGCCGTCGGCTCCGGGTATTTCCAGTGGCGCGACCAGACGCTGACGTTCGCGGCGCGGGCCGGCAGCGGTCACATGCCGGACGGGCCCATCATGGCGGCGCTGCTCGCGCACGGCCTGCCGGGCGACCTGCCGCTCATGGATGAGCTGCGCGCGGCGTCCGGGGTGCTGTTCTTCCCGGATACCCGCGACGACGCGGCCACGGCCGGCTTTCCGGAGCTGGGCGTGCTGGCCCTGCTCGCCGCGCCGGTTCGGGCCCGCAGTGGGGAGCTGGTCGGCGCGCTGCTGGCACACGTGTTCACACCGCACCTGTGGACGGCGGACGAGCGGGTGCTGGTCAGCCACGTGACCAGCCTGCTGTCGCTGCTCGCGGCGCGCCTGGATGCCGAGGAGCGGGAGCTGGCAGCGCAGGAGGGCGCGCTGCGGGCCCTGGGCCTGTGCCTGGAGGCGCGGGACGCCGAGACGCAGGGCCACACGGACCGGGTCACGGCGCTGGCCCTCACACTCGCGGCGCGGCTGAACCTGCCGGACGACGAGCGGCGCGCGCTGCGCTGGGGCGCATACCTGCACGACATCGGCAAGATCGGCATCCCCGACGACATCCTGCGGCATCCCGGCGCACTCGACGCGCAGATGTGGACGCGCATGAAGGCCCACGTGCCGGACGGCCTGAGTCTGGCCCGGCAGCTGCCGTTCCTGCCCGCCACGACGCTGGACGTGATCGCGTGCCACCACGAACGCTGGGACGGCACCGGGTACCCCGAGGGCCGCGCCGGAAACGACATTCCCCTGCCGGCGCGGATCTTCGCGGTGTGTGACGTGTTCGACGCGCTGACGCATGCCCGGCCCTACAAGGCCGCGTGGTCGCTGGACGACACCGTGGCCGAGATCCGGGCCGGGCGGGGCACCCACTTCGACCCGCAGGTCGTGGACGCGCTGCTGGACGAGCTGGACGCCAGGGCACCGCGACACTGA
- the glyA gene encoding serine hydroxymethyltransferase — MTTAEKPAAVRDTAIFDLIDRERDRQLHGLELIASENFTSAAVREAQGSVLTNKYAEGYPGKRWYGGCEVVDQVEQLAIDRVKELFGAAWANVQPHSGSSANLAVYNALIEPGDTVLGMDLSHGGHLTHGNPVNFSGLRYHIVGYKVNPETELIDMDEVRRLAHEHRPKMIIAGASAYSRTIDFAAFRAIADEVGAILFADVAHIAGLIAGGVHPNALPHAHVVASTTHKTLRGPRGGIILSNDPEIGAKLDRAVFPGYQGGPLEHVIAAKAVAFGEALRPEFRTYAAQIIANAQALANAFQNLGYRVVSGGTDNHLFVLDLRPQGLNGTKATRRLDASHITISKSTLPYDTEKILHGGGIRIGTPAVTTRGMKESDMPRIADLIDRALKEQDVKAEVHAFAGGFPLP; from the coding sequence ATGACGACTGCCGAGAAGCCCGCCGCCGTGCGCGATACGGCCATCTTCGACCTGATCGACCGCGAGCGTGACCGGCAGCTGCACGGCCTGGAACTGATCGCCTCGGAGAACTTCACGTCGGCCGCGGTGCGCGAGGCGCAGGGCAGCGTGCTGACCAACAAGTACGCGGAGGGCTACCCCGGCAAGCGCTGGTACGGCGGCTGCGAGGTCGTGGATCAGGTCGAGCAGCTCGCCATCGACCGCGTGAAGGAACTGTTCGGCGCGGCGTGGGCGAACGTGCAGCCGCACTCGGGCAGCAGCGCGAACCTCGCGGTGTACAACGCGCTGATCGAGCCCGGAGACACGGTGCTGGGCATGGACCTGTCGCACGGCGGGCACCTGACGCACGGGAACCCCGTGAACTTCTCGGGCCTGCGGTACCACATCGTCGGGTACAAGGTGAACCCGGAGACCGAGCTGATCGACATGGACGAGGTGCGCCGGCTCGCGCACGAGCACCGCCCGAAGATGATCATCGCCGGGGCGAGCGCGTACTCGCGCACCATCGACTTCGCGGCGTTCCGCGCCATCGCGGACGAGGTGGGCGCGATCCTGTTCGCGGACGTGGCGCACATCGCGGGCCTGATCGCGGGGGGCGTGCACCCGAACGCGCTGCCGCACGCGCACGTGGTCGCCAGCACCACGCACAAGACCCTGCGCGGGCCGCGCGGCGGGATCATTCTCTCGAACGACCCCGAGATCGGCGCGAAACTCGACCGGGCGGTGTTCCCCGGCTACCAGGGCGGCCCGCTGGAGCACGTGATCGCCGCGAAGGCCGTCGCGTTCGGTGAGGCGCTGCGCCCCGAGTTCCGCACCTACGCCGCGCAGATCATCGCGAACGCGCAGGCCCTGGCGAACGCCTTCCAGAACCTTGGGTACCGCGTCGTGTCCGGCGGCACGGACAACCATCTGTTCGTGCTCGACCTGCGCCCGCAGGGTCTGAACGGGACGAAGGCCACCCGCCGCCTGGACGCCAGCCACATCACCATCAGCAAGAGCACGCTGCCGTACGACACCGAGAAGATCCTGCACGGCGGCGGCATCCGGATCGGCACCCCCGCCGTCACCACCCGTGGCATGAAGGAATCCGACATGCCCAGGATTGCCGACCTGATCGACCGCGCACTGAAGGAACAGGACGTGAAGGCCGAGGTACACGCCTTCGCAGGCGGCTTCCCACTTCCGTGA
- a CDS encoding YybH family protein: MARSAPIDVLASYATAVYARDVDALLALYHQDVTVYDMWEQWLYDGQPAWRGMVEGWFGSLGDERVQVTFDDVRSTVTPDMATVHAIVTYAGLSAGGERLRAMNNRVTLTLVPGGNGWLILHEHSSAPAAFESGKVNLNRLG, from the coding sequence ATGGCACGCTCCGCGCCCATCGACGTCCTCGCCTCCTACGCCACCGCCGTGTACGCCCGCGACGTCGACGCCCTGCTCGCCCTTTACCACCAGGACGTCACCGTGTACGACATGTGGGAACAGTGGCTGTACGACGGACAGCCCGCGTGGCGCGGCATGGTCGAGGGCTGGTTCGGCAGCCTGGGCGACGAGCGGGTGCAGGTCACCTTCGACGACGTCCGCAGCACCGTCACGCCCGACATGGCCACGGTGCACGCCATCGTCACGTACGCCGGCCTGAGTGCCGGCGGCGAACGCCTGCGCGCCATGAACAACCGCGTGACCCTCACCCTGGTGCCCGGCGGGAACGGCTGGCTGATCCTCCACGAACACAGCAGCGCCCCCGCCGCCTTCGAGAGCGGCAAGGTCAACCTGAACCGCCTGGGGTGA
- a CDS encoding glutamate synthase subunit beta, which produces MSKITGFLEQPRIKEQYAEPAARLKHYREFVEPLAGERAQKQAVRCMDCGIPFCNNGCPVNNIIPDFNNLVYQDDWRSALETLHSTNNFPEFTGRICPAPCEAACTLNINDDPVGIKSIELAIIERGWQEGWVAPQPPEVKTGKKVAVVGSGPAGLAAAQQLARAGHDVTVFEKNDRVGGLLRYGIPDFKMEKHHIDRRVAQMEAEGVTFRTGVVVGEWPKDTRVTNLSKQAVKPAELRAEFDAVLLAGGAEQPRDLPAPGRDLDGIHFAMEFLPNQNRVNAGDKLRKQIRADGKKVVVIGGGDTGSDCVGTSNRHGATGVTQFEVMPQPPEQENKPLVWPYWPLKLRTSTSHEEGAVREFAIATKEFLGKNGKVTGVKTVRIELLDGKLTEVPGSEEVHDADLVLLAMGFTNPMQSVLDSFGVAKDARGNVLAGTDEGSGYVTSEPGVFTAGDMRRGQSLVVWAIREGRQAARAIDQHLMGTSVLPR; this is translated from the coding sequence ATGAGCAAGATCACCGGTTTCCTCGAACAGCCCCGCATCAAGGAGCAGTACGCCGAGCCCGCCGCGCGCCTCAAGCACTACCGCGAGTTCGTGGAGCCGCTGGCCGGCGAGCGCGCACAGAAGCAGGCGGTGCGCTGCATGGACTGCGGCATCCCGTTCTGCAACAACGGCTGCCCCGTCAACAACATCATCCCGGACTTCAACAACCTCGTGTACCAGGACGACTGGCGCTCCGCGCTGGAGACGCTGCACTCCACGAACAACTTCCCGGAGTTCACGGGCCGCATCTGCCCTGCGCCGTGCGAGGCCGCGTGCACGCTGAACATCAACGACGACCCCGTGGGCATCAAGAGCATCGAGCTCGCCATCATCGAGCGCGGGTGGCAGGAGGGCTGGGTCGCGCCGCAGCCGCCCGAGGTGAAGACCGGCAAGAAGGTCGCCGTGGTCGGCTCCGGCCCCGCCGGGCTCGCTGCCGCGCAGCAGCTCGCGCGCGCCGGGCACGACGTGACCGTGTTCGAGAAGAACGACCGCGTGGGCGGCCTGCTGCGCTACGGCATTCCCGACTTCAAGATGGAGAAGCACCACATCGACCGCCGCGTGGCCCAGATGGAGGCCGAGGGCGTCACCTTCCGCACCGGCGTCGTCGTGGGCGAGTGGCCGAAGGACACCCGCGTCACGAACCTCAGCAAGCAGGCCGTGAAACCCGCGGAGCTGCGCGCCGAGTTCGACGCCGTGCTGCTGGCCGGCGGGGCCGAGCAGCCCCGCGACCTGCCCGCCCCCGGGCGTGACCTGGACGGCATCCACTTCGCCATGGAGTTCCTGCCCAACCAGAACCGCGTGAACGCCGGCGACAAGCTCCGCAAGCAGATCCGCGCCGACGGCAAGAAGGTCGTCGTGATCGGCGGCGGCGACACCGGCAGCGACTGCGTGGGCACCAGCAACCGCCACGGGGCGACCGGCGTGACCCAGTTCGAGGTCATGCCGCAGCCGCCCGAGCAGGAGAACAAGCCGCTGGTGTGGCCGTACTGGCCCCTGAAACTCCGCACCAGCACCAGCCACGAGGAGGGCGCGGTGCGCGAGTTCGCCATCGCCACCAAGGAATTCCTCGGCAAGAACGGCAAGGTCACGGGCGTCAAGACTGTCCGCATCGAACTCTTGGACGGCAAGCTCACCGAGGTGCCCGGCAGCGAGGAAGTCCACGACGCCGACCTCGTGCTGCTCGCCATGGGCTTCACCAACCCCATGCAGAGTGTGCTGGACTCCTTCGGCGTGGCCAAGGACGCCCGCGGCAACGTGCTGGCCGGCACCGACGAGGGCAGCGGCTACGTGACCAGCGAGCCCGGCGTGTTCACCGCCGGCGACATGCGCCGCGGCCAGAGCCTCGTCGTGTGGGCCATCCGCGAGGGCCGTCAGGCCGCCCGCGCCATCGACCAGCACCTGATGGGGACATCGGTGCTGCCCCGATAA